One genomic window of Punica granatum isolate Tunisia-2019 chromosome 1, ASM765513v2, whole genome shotgun sequence includes the following:
- the LOC116188104 gene encoding signal peptide peptidase-like 2 — protein sequence MELRRLGLILLSAALISLVCCPSPVTAGDIVHDDDVAPKKPGCENDFVLVKVQTWVDGMESSEFVGVGARFGKPIVSKEKNANQTRLALSDPRDCCSMPKNKLTNEVIMVPRGNCKFTMKANYAEAAGASAVLIINNEKELYKMVCDPDETELNIQIPAVMLPQDAGASLEKMLMNSSSVSVQLYSPKRPLVDIAEVFLWLMAVGTILCASYWSAWTAREAAIEQDKLLKDAADEVSDDVTVRPSGVVEISVTSAVLFVLVASCFLIILYKLMSSWFLDLLVVLFCIGGVEGLQTCLVALLSRWFRGTAESYVKVPLFGAVSHLTLAVSPFCIVFAVIWAVYHNHSFAWIGQDILGIALIITVLQIVRIPNLKVGTVLLSCAFFYDIFWVFVSKKMFHESVMIVVARGDGSGEEGIPMLLKIPRLFDPWGGYSIIGFGDILLPGLLVAFSLRYDWLANKNLRAGYFLWAMFAYGFGLLITYVALNLMDGHGQPALLYIVPFTLGTFLTLGRKRGDLKTLWTKGEPDRPCPHVRLHSVSAGEFDGEK from the exons ATGGAGCTCCGTAGGCTGGGCTTGATCCTCCTCTCGGCGGCTCTGATTTCACTGGTGTGTTGTCCTTCCCCCGTCACCGCCGGCGACATCGTCCACGACGATGATGTAGCCCCCAAGAAGCCCGGATGCGAGAACGACTTCGTCCTG GTTAAAGTCCAAACTTGGGTTGATGGCATGGAGAGCAGCGAATTCGTTGGTGTGGGTGCTAGATTCGGAAAACCGATAGTATCAAAGGAGAAAAATGCAAATCAAACTCGCCTTGCTCTTTCTGACCCCCGAGACTGCTGTAGCATGCCAAAGAATAAG CTCACTAATGAGGTAATCATGGTGCCTAGAGGCAATTGTAAGTTCACCATGAAGGCAAATTATGCAGAAGCTGCTGGGGCATCAGCTGTGCTTATTATCAATAATGAGAAAG AACTTTATAAGATGGTTTGTGATCCCGATGAAACCGAGCTTAATATACAGATACCTGCTGTCATGCTTCCACAAGATGCCGGTGCAAGCTTGGAAAAAATGCTAATGAATAGTTCATCAG TGTCGGTGCAGCTATACTCTCCTAAGCGACCATTAGTAGACATAGCTGAAGTATTTCTGTGGCTGATGGCTGTGGGAACCATTTTGTGCGCCTCTTATTGGTCTGCATGGACTGCACGGGAGGCTGCTATAGAGCAGGACAAGCTATTAAAG GATGCTGCAGATGAAGTTTCAGATGATGTTACGGTGCGCCCGAGCGGTGTGGTTGAGATCAGTGTGACCTCAGCAGTCCTTTTTGTCCTTGTTGCTTCATGCTTCTTGATTATCCTCTATAAACTCATGTCCTCCTGGTTTTTGGACCTTTTGGTTGTCCTTTTCTGCATCGGTGGTGTAGAG GGCTTGCAAACTTGCCTAGTTGCTCTGTTATCAAG ATGGTTCAGAGGCACTGCAGAGTCATACGTCAAAGTACCTCTCTTTGGGGCTGTCTCGCACCTGACTTTGGCTGTATCTCCCTTCTGCATAGTATTTGCAGTCATTTGGGCGGTTTACCATAACCACTCCTTTGCGTGGATCGGTCAAGATATACTT GGAATTGCTCTGATTATCACAGTCCTTCAAATTGTTCGGATACCGAATCTCAAG GTGGGAACGGTTCTTCTCAGTTGCGCTTTCTTTTACGACATCTTCTGGGTGTTTGTCTCCAAGAAAATGTTTCATGAAAGCGTCATGATTGTG GTTGCTCGTGGTGACGGAAGTGGTGAGGAAGGAATCCCAATGCTGCTGAAGATCCCCAGGTTGTTCGATCCATGGGGCGGTTACAGTATCATTGGGTTTGGGGACATCCTTTTACCAGGATTGCTTGTTGCATTCTCTCTAAG ATATGATTGGCTGGCAAATAAGAACCTCCGAGCTGGTTACTTCCTGTGGGCAATGTTTGCTTATGGATTTG GTCTTCTCATCACGTATGTGGCACTGAACTTGATGGatgggcacggtcaaccagcACTGCTATATATTGTCCCGTTCACACTCG GGACATTCCTTACATTGGGGAGGAAGAGAGGAGATCTCAAGACTCTCTGGACAAAGGGAGAGCCCGACAGACCCTGCCCTCATGTGAGACTACACTCTGTCTCTGCTGGTGAATTCGAtggagaaaaatga
- the LOC116196238 gene encoding uncharacterized protein LOC116196238, which yields MTLSEDTESAAFWQFLNPPTRDMMAFPGFSLLCNPEFHQRWDFRNQEVDSSSDDAKSDSGAEPTLKKHKLVPGLVPPENNESAHSPERREGTANPEGGFGLITPNTKEASRRRRKEKLVKEEKVIKRSGVNREWRKRKHIVYDTGLMDDLQKFRESLVEELRVERENLVGWMKDEMTEKAGNCSGSLRAEKKKEEEANRVDKNLSSENRSYERKEKYAGDTAKSKGRPSGRSSRRKKKGDTASCSQALASEKRELSETVDKSKFLFLPPDHSPQLQQNSLSAGHKIPVSTVAVTENDRGESSELLGNMNHSSSHQSPQVPAPNFPTVPGEENHWLKSSLVTLQPRLPGKKVDPDEFTGYYHLLLQEAGRSSNSALTEPKSNTSLLQTVFPTLPHRDTDRGFSSTNSNPLSLQNPLGEEDDVLGLRMNGGPLRFLGFGNV from the coding sequence ATGACGCTCTCTGAGGACACTGAGTCTGCGGCTTTCTGGCAGTTCCTTAATCCGCCAACCCGGGATATGATGGCGTTCCCGGGGTTTAGTTTGCTCTGTAACCCGGAATTTCATCAGAGGTGGGACTTTCGGAACCAGGAGGTTGATTCTTCGAGTGATGATGCCAAGTCGGATTCGGGTGCCGAACCGACTCTGAAGAAGCATAAACTGGTTCCGGGTTTAGTCCCTCCCGAAAATAATGAATCGGCTCATTCTCCTGAACGCCGGGAGGGAACAGCCAATCCTGAGGGAGGATTTGGACTTATAACTCCGAATACTAAGGAGGCAAGTCGAAGGcgtaggaaggaaaagttagtGAAGGAGGAGAAGGTGATCAAGAGAAGCGGGGTCAATCGAGAATGGAGAAAGAGAAAACATATAGTTTATGATACTGGCTTGATGGATGATCTCCAGAAGTTCCGGGAATCTTTAGTAGAGGAGCTCCGGGTCGAAAGAGAGAACTTGGTCGGGTGGATGAAGGATGAAATGACCGAAAAGGCGGGAAATTGTAGTGGTTCCCTACGGgcagagaagaaaaaagaagaagaagctaaTCGCGTGGACAAGAACCTATCCTCAGAGAACCGAAGTTATGAGCGTAAGGAGAAATATGCTGGAGATACCGCGAAAAGCAAAGGCAGGCCTTCAGGGAGATCATctagaagaaagaagaagggtGACACTGCCAGCTGCTCACAAGCCCTTGCAAGCGAGAAACGTGAACTATCGGAAACCGTAGACAAGTCGAAATTTTTGTTCCTTCCTCCGGACCATAGCCCGCAACTCCAGCAAAATAGCCTTAGTGCTGGTCACAAAATTCCGGTCTCGACGGTGGCAGTGACCGAGAATGACAGGGGAGAGAGTTCGGAATTGCTTGGCAATATGAATCATAGCTCATCCCACCAGTCTCCTCAGGTGCCAGCTCCGAACTTCCCGACAGTCCCTGGCGAAGAGAACCACTGGCTTAAGAGCTCTTTAGTCACTCTTCAACCAAGATTACCGGGAAAGAAAGTAGACCCGGATGAGTTCACGGGATACTATCATCTGTTACTGCAAGAAGCTGGGAGATCCAGCAACTCTGCTCTAACTGAACCAAAGAGCAACACTTCTTTACTCCAAACCGTGTTTCCAACCCTGCCCCATCGTGACACGGACCGAGGTTTTAGCAGCACAAACTCTAACCCACTGTCATTGCAAAATCCATTGGGAGAGGAAGACGATGTGCTAGGTCTGCGGATGAACGGAGGGCCATTGCGGTTTCTCGGGTTTGGAAATGTCTAA